The Ruminococcus bovis genome includes a region encoding these proteins:
- a CDS encoding McrB family protein, with translation MAEWIFFEKSSQFDLEKSFIIKNRINWEQNVNVNINDIVYIYLSEPINSIKYKCKVNKINLSFAEIDDNEYFISENNNDKKYIELELISTLKGTLFERKFLELHNFNTSNEPIIANFKLINYFNLIEKLQKADELDPDIHDGSYELVRKTIDEYAKMKDLSDIDYKDLDLVYLMTIGTWKQSVNNKKKKITDSNLPNKSKDIICDLLDEIWAKANNDEYSNKDDNGNPSIGMFGTGFFTFKRNNNDNNESSRAFIQMLIDISSMTNENNILKRCSETLSDKIKGMKSASASVILHCLKPTVFPIFNSNMGNENIFKYLGVKMRKEEKLSTYIDNVRQVKSMRDDNFKIKNYRIFDLAARLIGEENDETQPTLKEVTIKVNQDSQPNINHPKIEYDKNMILYGPPGTGKTYSTAIYAVAICENKPLDEVKNMDYNDVIGCYNKLKSHGRIAFTTFHQSYGYEEFIEGIRPALEKSESENLEYKIESGVFKKFCESARKTNRDNEFTGKIWAIRSGAGDHDIDFDYTDYLYANGVVMVESIEDDKRQCNLFNRIEKDDIVILGRENKLYAFGVVTDSKPTKIDCGPFHWQRKVKWNKINIDKDFTDIGSPEICVSNFAVAQSKINVKNLYQLLDIDEPYVFIIDEINRGNISKIFGELITLIEDTKREGTNEQMSSILPYSGKPFSVPSNVYIIGTMNTADRSIALMDTALRRRFQFVEMMPNTDILRNIGADHIDDLDVAKMLDVINERITFLYDREHTIGHALFTKLKDNPNIETLASIFRKSVMPLLQEYFYEDYQKIQLVLGDNGKTESSHKFIIDEKVKVKSIFKGYVDDVVDLPEYKYTINESAFMNLEAYKEII, from the coding sequence ATGGCAGAGTGGATATTTTTTGAAAAGTCAAGTCAATTTGATCTTGAAAAATCGTTTATCATTAAAAATAGAATTAATTGGGAACAAAATGTAAACGTAAATATAAATGATATAGTTTATATTTATCTATCAGAACCAATTAATTCAATAAAATATAAGTGCAAAGTTAATAAAATTAACCTTTCTTTTGCAGAAATTGATGATAATGAGTATTTTATTTCTGAAAACAATAATGATAAGAAATACATAGAATTAGAGCTAATTAGCACTCTTAAGGGTACATTATTTGAAAGAAAATTTTTGGAACTTCATAATTTTAACACATCTAATGAACCGATTATTGCTAATTTTAAATTAATAAATTATTTTAATCTTATTGAAAAATTACAAAAAGCTGATGAGCTGGATCCGGATATTCACGACGGTTCATATGAATTGGTAAGAAAAACTATTGATGAATATGCAAAGATGAAAGACTTAAGTGATATTGACTATAAAGATTTAGATCTTGTATATTTAATGACTATCGGTACATGGAAACAGTCTGTTAATAACAAAAAGAAAAAAATAACAGATAGCAATTTACCGAATAAAAGCAAAGATATAATCTGTGATTTATTAGATGAAATTTGGGCTAAAGCAAATAATGACGAATATAGCAATAAAGATGACAATGGAAATCCCAGTATAGGAATGTTTGGTACAGGATTCTTTACATTTAAGAGAAATAATAATGATAATAATGAATCTTCTAGAGCATTTATTCAAATGTTAATAGATATTAGTAGTATGACTAATGAAAATAATATTTTAAAAAGATGTTCTGAGACTCTTTCTGATAAAATTAAGGGGATGAAATCGGCATCAGCATCAGTTATACTTCATTGTTTAAAGCCTACTGTATTTCCTATTTTTAATTCTAATATGGGTAATGAAAATATCTTTAAATATCTTGGTGTGAAGATGAGAAAAGAAGAAAAACTTAGTACCTATATTGATAATGTTAGGCAAGTTAAGTCTATGCGTGACGATAATTTTAAAATTAAAAATTATCGCATTTTTGATTTAGCAGCACGATTAATAGGTGAGGAAAATGACGAAACTCAACCAACATTAAAGGAGGTTACAATAAAAGTGAATCAAGATAGTCAACCAAATATAAATCATCCTAAAATTGAATATGACAAGAATATGATTCTTTATGGACCTCCGGGAACAGGTAAAACTTACAGTACAGCAATTTATGCTGTAGCTATTTGTGAGAACAAACCATTAGATGAAGTTAAAAATATGGATTACAATGATGTTATAGGTTGTTATAATAAACTTAAAAGTCATGGAAGAATAGCATTTACAACATTTCATCAATCATATGGATATGAGGAGTTTATTGAAGGTATTAGACCGGCATTAGAAAAAAGTGAATCAGAAAACTTGGAATATAAGATTGAATCCGGTGTATTCAAAAAATTCTGTGAGTCTGCCAGAAAAACTAATAGAGATAATGAATTTACAGGCAAAATTTGGGCTATTCGTAGTGGAGCCGGAGATCATGATATAGATTTTGATTATACTGATTATCTATATGCAAATGGTGTAGTGATGGTTGAATCTATTGAAGATGACAAAAGACAATGCAATCTTTTCAACAGAATAGAAAAAGATGATATTGTAATATTGGGAAGAGAAAATAAACTTTATGCTTTTGGTGTTGTAACCGATTCTAAACCAACTAAGATTGACTGTGGTCCTTTTCATTGGCAGAGAAAAGTTAAATGGAATAAAATCAATATAGATAAAGATTTTACTGATATTGGTAGTCCGGAAATATGTGTATCAAATTTTGCAGTTGCACAATCAAAAATTAATGTTAAAAATCTTTATCAATTATTAGATATTGATGAACCATATGTATTTATAATTGATGAAATTAATAGAGGTAATATATCCAAAATTTTCGGAGAATTAATTACCTTAATTGAAGACACAAAACGTGAAGGTACGAATGAACAAATGTCATCCATTCTTCCTTATTCAGGAAAACCGTTTAGCGTTCCATCAAATGTATATATTATCGGAACAATGAATACAGCAGATCGTTCCATAGCATTGATGGATACTGCTCTTAGAAGAAGATTTCAGTTTGTTGAGATGATGCCAAATACGGATATACTTAGAAACATAGGTGCAGATCATATTGATGATTTAGATGTTGCAAAAATGTTGGATGTAATCAACGAGAGAATAACTTTTCTTTATGATAGGGAGCATACTATTGGTCATGCTTTATTTACTAAACTTAAAGATAATCCAAATATAGAAACACTTGCATCTATATTTCGAAAGTCTGTTATGCCACTTTTACAGGAGTATTTTTATGAAGATTATCAAAAAATACAACTTGTACTTGGGGATAATGGTAAGACTGAATCTAGTCATAAATTTATAATTGATGAAAAGGTTAAAGTGAAATCTATCTTTAAAGGCTATGTGGATGATGTAGTAGATTTACCGGAATATAAATATACTATTAATGAAAGTGCTTTTATGAATTTAGAGGCTTATAAAGAAATAATCTAA
- the rlmD gene encoding 23S rRNA (uracil(1939)-C(5))-methyltransferase RlmD, whose protein sequence is MEKELICPVYKKCNGCQLMNMPYEQQLSWKQNKVERCLSQFCNVKKIIGMDSPYNYRNKVQTVYRTTKGGRIISGVFQSSNNGIVGVEHCLLNSKRSDKIAIAVKTVLKNLNIPIYNPKTDKGFFKNILVRTAQNTGEILLTVVTAKGKFPKEKEFVKGVLKLFPKITTIVHNINPNPTKMKLGSYEKVLYGKGTIMDVLCGCKFEISPKSFYQVNSLQTEVLYKTAIKFAQLNKDDVVLDAYCGIGTIGLVASKYVKSVVGVEVNPQAVEDAKKNKELNKKSNINFYCKDAGEFMTEMADEEVTSPNVVFVDPPRAGCSREFLDSLCELSPDKIVYVSCNPETLERDLHYLTTKDYSVTKIQPVDMFPHTNHIETVCLLSR, encoded by the coding sequence ATGGAAAAAGAATTAATTTGTCCTGTATATAAAAAGTGCAATGGCTGTCAGCTAATGAATATGCCATATGAACAACAACTAAGTTGGAAACAAAATAAGGTAGAAAGATGCCTTTCGCAATTCTGTAATGTAAAGAAAATTATAGGTATGGATTCACCCTATAATTATAGAAATAAGGTTCAAACTGTATACCGTACAACAAAAGGTGGCAGAATTATCAGTGGTGTTTTTCAGTCATCAAATAACGGTATTGTTGGTGTTGAGCATTGTCTGTTAAACAGTAAGCGTAGTGACAAGATTGCTATTGCAGTAAAAACAGTTCTAAAGAACCTAAATATTCCTATCTATAACCCTAAAACAGACAAAGGCTTTTTCAAAAATATTTTAGTCCGTACTGCTCAGAATACAGGTGAAATTCTCCTAACAGTTGTTACGGCTAAAGGTAAATTCCCTAAAGAAAAAGAATTTGTCAAAGGTGTTCTTAAACTATTCCCAAAGATTACAACTATTGTACATAACATAAACCCTAACCCTACAAAAATGAAACTGGGTTCATATGAAAAGGTGCTTTATGGTAAAGGTACAATTATGGATGTACTATGTGGTTGTAAGTTTGAAATTTCTCCAAAGTCTTTTTATCAAGTGAATTCACTTCAAACAGAAGTCCTTTACAAAACTGCAATTAAATTTGCTCAGCTAAATAAGGATGATGTTGTGCTGGATGCTTATTGTGGTATAGGTACAATCGGACTTGTAGCATCAAAATATGTTAAAAGTGTAGTTGGTGTAGAGGTTAACCCTCAAGCAGTAGAAGATGCTAAGAAAAATAAAGAACTTAATAAGAAGAGTAACATAAATTTCTATTGTAAAGATGCCGGTGAATTTATGACTGAAATGGCAGATGAAGAAGTAACTTCACCAAATGTTGTTTTTGTTGACCCACCAAGAGCAGGTTGTAGTAGAGAATTCCTAGATTCTCTCTGTGAGCTTTCACCGGATAAAATTGTTTATGTAAGTTGTAACCCCGAAACCTTGGAAAGAGACTTGCATTATCTAACTACAAAAGATTATTCCGTTACCAAAATCCAACCTGTGGATATGTTCCCTCATACAAACCACATTGAGACGGTGTGTTTGCTTAGTAGATGA
- a CDS encoding leucine-rich repeat domain-containing protein: MNLQLCTDHSRIYEDFVRDIRQDDSYPFIRHIEDYNGESVIKLCPSQHQFVTSYQQKKITESFVDFLLKDSYPIVEMQVCTIINQKVFDAICNQRNLESLRIKCFRGKDISSITNLTKLKKLFIESGSGIEDISCLADMTQLEVLILGETKKIYDYSCLGKLKNLKVFGVCHYQTNISRTKLKMKSNDFINEMPNLEWVDLDDCKIG, encoded by the coding sequence ATGAACCTTCAACTTTGTACTGACCATTCAAGAATATATGAAGATTTTGTGAGAGATATAAGACAAGATGATAGTTATCCGTTTATAAGACACATTGAAGATTATAATGGTGAATCAGTTATAAAATTATGTCCATCACAACATCAATTTGTAACATCATATCAGCAAAAGAAGATTACAGAAAGTTTCGTTGATTTTTTACTGAAAGACTCATATCCTATTGTTGAGATGCAGGTTTGTACAATTATAAATCAAAAGGTTTTTGATGCAATATGTAATCAAAGAAATTTGGAATCTTTAAGAATAAAGTGCTTTAGAGGTAAAGATATTTCAAGTATTACAAATCTAACTAAGTTGAAAAAATTGTTTATTGAAAGTGGTTCAGGTATAGAAGATATTTCTTGTTTGGCTGATATGACACAACTTGAAGTATTGATATTAGGAGAAACTAAGAAAATATATGATTATTCTTGCCTTGGTAAATTGAAAAATTTGAAAGTATTTGGAGTTTGCCACTACCAAACAAATATTAGTAGAACAAAATTAAAGATGAAGTCAAACGATTTTATAAATGAAATGCCAAATTTGGAATGGGTAGATTTGGATGATTGCAAAATCGGATAA
- the rlmD gene encoding 23S rRNA (uracil(1939)-C(5))-methyltransferase RlmD, protein MTIKKNDRLIIDITGTTSEGYGVGKSDEGIAIFVPNSAVGDRVDVLIVKVLKRYCFGKVMEIIKPSEYRQEVDCKVFLKCGGCCYRHITYDAELKIKEQKVKDAIARIAGLNVKINPIVGADLPDNYRNKAQFPLAKNKDGNVEMGFYGFHSHRVVDTDTCLLQPIIFDKVMAVVKDYLQTTNETIYDETTHKGLVRHLYVRYGEKTGEVMVCLVINGDKLKDETLLVNSLKENIPNLKSVVVNSNKEKTNVITGTKNRAIYGDTYIIDNLCGLNFRISPNSFYQVNHSQAEKLYNKAKEYANLTGEENLIDLYCGTGTIGLTMANECKSLIGVEIVPQAIKDAKLNAKLNNIKNAQFICGDATKCGEKLKNDNISPDVVVVDPPRKGLTEDLILSIKAMSPKRVVYVSCDPGTLARDLKFFADNDYSPVELTPFDLFPRTSHVENVVLLTKVHK, encoded by the coding sequence ATGACTATTAAGAAAAATGACAGATTAATAATTGATATAACCGGCACAACAAGTGAGGGTTATGGTGTAGGCAAAAGTGATGAGGGTATTGCAATTTTTGTACCTAATTCAGCAGTAGGTGACAGGGTAGATGTACTGATTGTTAAGGTGCTAAAGCGTTATTGCTTTGGTAAAGTGATGGAAATTATTAAGCCATCAGAATATAGACAAGAAGTAGATTGTAAAGTTTTCCTAAAATGTGGTGGATGTTGTTACCGTCATATTACCTATGATGCTGAATTAAAAATTAAGGAGCAAAAAGTAAAGGATGCTATTGCAAGAATTGCAGGTCTTAATGTAAAAATCAATCCTATTGTAGGTGCAGATTTACCGGATAATTATAGAAACAAAGCACAGTTTCCTTTAGCCAAAAATAAAGACGGTAATGTTGAAATGGGTTTCTATGGTTTTCATAGCCATAGGGTGGTTGATACCGATACTTGTTTATTGCAACCTATAATTTTTGATAAGGTAATGGCAGTGGTTAAGGATTATTTGCAAACCACTAATGAAACTATCTATGATGAAACAACCCACAAAGGTTTAGTTAGACATTTGTATGTTAGATATGGGGAAAAAACAGGTGAAGTGATGGTTTGTCTTGTTATTAACGGTGACAAACTAAAGGATGAAACTTTGCTTGTTAATTCTCTAAAAGAAAATATACCTAACCTAAAAAGTGTTGTAGTTAATTCTAATAAAGAAAAAACAAATGTAATTACAGGTACAAAAAATAGAGCAATCTATGGTGACACTTATATTATTGACAACTTATGTGGACTTAATTTCAGAATTTCTCCAAATAGTTTTTATCAAGTTAACCATAGCCAAGCAGAGAAACTTTATAACAAAGCTAAAGAATATGCTAACCTTACTGGTGAAGAAAATCTAATTGACCTTTATTGTGGTACAGGTACAATCGGTCTTACAATGGCTAATGAATGTAAAAGTTTAATTGGTGTTGAAATTGTACCTCAGGCTATTAAAGATGCTAAACTTAACGCAAAGTTAAATAATATTAAGAACGCACAGTTTATTTGTGGTGATGCAACAAAGTGTGGAGAAAAGCTAAAGAATGACAATATTTCTCCTGATGTTGTAGTTGTTGACCCACCAAGAAAAGGGTTAACTGAGGACTTGATACTTTCTATTAAAGCAATGTCACCAAAGAGAGTTGTTTATGTTTCTTGCGACCCGGGAACTTTAGCTCGTGATTTAAAGTTCTTTGCAGATAATGATTATTCTCCTGTAGAATTAACCCCATTTGACCTTTTCCCTCGTACCAGCCATGTGGAAAATGTAGTTTTGCTGACTAAAGTACACAAGTGA
- the murC gene encoding UDP-N-acetylmuramate--L-alanine ligase has translation MDKKHFLDDKKRIHFMGIGGSGMCPLAEILLAKGYEITGSDIAEGDTLERIRNYGIKVYMGQNAENIKDAKPDVLCYTAAIKDDNPELVAAREMGIPTLERSEMLGIVVSHYKKSVAISGTHGKTSTTGMLTQILVGSKKDPSAIIGGKLPYIGGNSHVGKSDIMVCEACEYVDSFLQLHPFISVILNIDADHLDYFKNLDNIKKSFNKFAHQTSNLVVYNGDNANAEDALEDVNIKKITFGLSMENDYYATNMQRHGVTQSYDLMYQGEFLTKINLSVPGIHNVYNSLAAITVADYLGVPIKDIAENIAKFTGVHRRFELLGKPNGITVVDDFAHHPTELTSTLETAMELGFNHVWAVFQPHTFSRTALLMDDFAKALKIPDTAIISAILPVRETNTYNVYNTDLGKKVPGSVCLDTFDEITDYIVKNAKEGDLVLTMGGGNVYMCANQIVKALENK, from the coding sequence GTGGATAAAAAGCATTTTTTAGACGATAAAAAAAGAATTCATTTTATGGGAATTGGTGGTAGTGGTATGTGTCCACTAGCAGAAATTCTTTTAGCAAAGGGTTATGAAATTACAGGTTCTGACATTGCAGAGGGTGACACTCTGGAGAGAATCCGTAACTATGGCATTAAGGTATATATGGGACAAAATGCAGAGAATATTAAGGATGCAAAGCCTGATGTTCTTTGCTACACAGCAGCAATCAAAGATGACAACCCTGAACTTGTTGCAGCAAGAGAAATGGGTATTCCAACACTTGAGCGTTCAGAAATGTTAGGTATTGTAGTAAGTCACTACAAAAAGAGTGTTGCTATCAGTGGTACTCACGGTAAGACTTCTACAACAGGTATGTTAACTCAAATTCTTGTTGGTTCAAAGAAAGACCCATCAGCTATTATTGGTGGTAAGCTACCATACATTGGTGGCAACAGTCATGTTGGTAAAAGTGATATTATGGTTTGTGAGGCTTGTGAATATGTTGACTCTTTCCTACAGCTACACCCATTTATCTCAGTTATCCTAAATATTGATGCTGACCATCTTGACTACTTTAAGAACCTTGACAACATCAAAAAGTCATTTAATAAGTTTGCTCATCAGACAAGCAACCTTGTTGTTTATAACGGTGACAATGCAAATGCTGAAGATGCACTTGAAGATGTTAACATTAAGAAGATTACATTCGGTCTTTCAATGGAAAATGACTATTATGCAACAAATATGCAAAGACATGGTGTTACTCAGAGTTATGATTTAATGTATCAAGGTGAATTCTTAACAAAGATTAACCTATCAGTACCGGGTATTCACAATGTTTATAATTCTCTTGCAGCAATTACAGTTGCAGATTATCTTGGTGTACCAATTAAGGATATTGCAGAAAACATTGCAAAGTTCACAGGTGTACACAGAAGATTTGAGTTACTGGGCAAACCAAATGGCATTACTGTTGTTGATGACTTTGCTCACCATCCAACAGAATTAACTTCTACACTAGAAACTGCTATGGAGCTTGGTTTCAACCATGTATGGGCAGTTTTCCAGCCACATACATTCAGCCGTACTGCACTATTAATGGATGACTTTGCTAAGGCACTAAAGATTCCTGATACTGCAATTATCTCTGCTATTTTACCGGTTAGAGAAACTAACACATACAATGTTTACAACACTGATTTAGGCAAGAAAGTTCCAGGTTCAGTATGTCTTGATACATTTGATGAAATTACCGACTACATTGTTAAGAATGCTAAGGAAGGCGACCTTGTACTTACAATGGGTGGTGGTAATGTATATATGTGTGCTAACCAAATTGTAAAGGCATTGGAAAATAAATAA